In Hahella sp. HNIBRBA332, the genomic window CTGCTGTCGAACAGAGGGCTGACGCTCGCTGCAAAGACCTAGGTTCGACAAAAATAAAACTAACACTTGTTAATTTTTAAACAAGAAGAGGAATAGGAAATATTTTTACAAGCGAGATATTCGGCACAAAAAACACATTAAATGCGCTTAAAATTGGCCTAAAATTGAATTTGAGCGCAATTATTGCACTATTGACAGGAGTTTTCGCCGATCCGAACAGTTGTTAGGAATTACTTCCAGCATGGTCGCAAGCCGGCGAACTACTCCACAGGAATTGACGTCACCGCGCCTTTCGCCATGACTTCCGAACCATAAATAGCCATACGCGCCTGAATAATCGTACGTTCAATGATTTCATTGCGTTTCTCCGTATTGGCGGACAGGCTTTCAACCCCCGCCTGAAACGCGCAATTAACCAGCATTTCAGAGAGATAAAGTGGGTGTGCAACCGGTCTGTCCGTCGCTGTCCCCACCTCCGCCAGCGGCTTGGCCATGGCCTCCACCACATGCTTCACTTCACGTTCAATTGCATCCCGAAACGCCTGCACGCGCCCTACCCGTTCCGCTGCGACAAAATGAAACAGGTCGCCATTCTCTTCCAGATAACGCGCAAAGACGCGAATCGTGCGGCGCACCACCCCTTCCCGCACATCCACCTCTTTCCAGGTTTGCCGCATCAAACGACGCAGAGTCAGCCCCGCCTCATCAATAATCGCCAGGCCCAGTTCCTCAAGATTCGGGTAGTAGTTATAAAACGTCGGCGGCGCGATCCCCGCCTCACGGCAAATCTCCCGCAGACTCACCCCGGAATACCCTTTCGTCCGGCACAGACGCAGTGCAGCGTTACAGATATTACGATTAACTTGTTGTTTCTTCTCGGCTCTTACGGCCATAGCGGTGGTTACCAATAGCTGCCAGAAAATCGTGAGCTTATATCATATTAGCTCTACTAGTTATATCCATTATTACATTTAATAACTAAATTCATGAATCACCGTGCGCACATAAACTAGACAATCTAGGGTTTATCGATATTCCCAACAAGAAATTAATTTTCTATGGTAAATACCAGTCGTCCCACCAGCCTTTCGTCACAACAGGAAAAAGTATATTACTTAATCTGAAAATTATGGCGACAAGGATAACAAAAGATCTGGAGAAGCTATAAATCTACTAATGGAGAGTATGGAATGCTTATATTAGACGGAAATTACATTGCATTGCGGCAAGGGGATTCAGATTCACGAAAAATCTGGGGAGGTGAAGCCCGAAACACTGAAGATGCAGATTATGTAAAGCAACTTCAGGAGAGACTTGCTGAGGTCGAAGCCTATTCTGGAGAAAGTGATGGTGAGTTTGGCCCTAATACAGCGAAAGCGCTCAGATTTTTTCAGTGGACGGCCAAGGAGGTCGGACTAGAAAGCTGCTCCGTATACTCTTTTAATATGTCTCCAACCGGAATTTATGACATAAACTCATATAAAGAGCTTGATAAGTGGATCTCTCAAAAGGCGGTAGTTGGCGGCGACTTGGTTCGCATTAAAGAGAGCTCTTTCAGTAATATTGAGTTGGGGCCTTATTTCAAGAAAATTGAACACCCAAATATTAATGATAATGAATTTGTAGTTTCTCTGGCGCTCGCCCCTTATCTTGTTTACATGAACAAGGAAGCGAAAAAGTACGGTATTATCATTAAACTGAACCAAACCCTCCGTTTAGTTAATACAGTAGTTAGCGGCAGCGTCGTCACTCCAGCTAAAAAGTCCCAGCACTTCATAGGACATGCTATTGATTGCAATTTAATGGATGGTGATAACTGGAACAGCTCAACCACTTTTTCTCAAGGAAAGGAGAGCGAGAACGCAAAGAAATTTATCGCTTCGGTAAAATCTCAGCTTATTAGATGGGGTGGCGACTTTCAGGAGCGTGATACGCCTCATTTTGATTACAAGCTTGACTCCAGCACAGAAGCCTACACTTTCAAACACTACTTGAATCAAAAGATGATCTCCAATAAAGAACTCATCTCTATTTGGGAGCCCTTACATGGCTAGATGTAAACACAGGCTACAGATTAGCCTGGCTTTAATTCTCACTACCTGCTTATCTGCAGGTTGCTCTACTACGAACGCCGTAGAGAGCAATAATAAAAATGCTCAAATACAATTATTTCTGCAAGATTCGCCAATGAGTGAGTCTGAGCTTTATGCTGATTGGGCCGCCTACTTGAATGATTTTAAAAGTGCTGAAGGTGAGAACTTGAGCATCAATCATGCCCTTAATGCATCTCCTACTCTGAATAATATTAACCTGAATGGCTTCAAGGAAAAGTATTCCACCCTCTTTGTAGTATCTGATCATGCCTGTTATCTCTATACAGGCCCGATATTAGAACCCGCCGTCTACGATTTCATTCACAAAATCTCGACTCAGCAAGACATACCTGAGTTTTTGACTCAGTTCAGTCCAGAGGCATTAAAGGGCAGACTGACGATTGGCGAGTATTCTGTTAACTGTCAGTAGCTACTTGGCGGGTCGCCGCCTCGATACAAGGCAATACTTTCTCGGCCCGGCATCCGTTGAGGCCGGCGCCCCAGGCGGCGTTGGCTTCGATAGTCGCCCAGCCGCGCTGAGGGATATAGCCGATATCGATCACGCAGGTTGCCGGCAAGTGTTCGCTGTGAGCAAGTTGTCTGGCGAATTTCAAGCCGTCCTCAAGCGCTCCGTCGCCTTCGTAGAGCGCGGCGTCGAGAATTTCTCCCCGCCAGACAAAGCAACGTATTTCGCAGGCGAAATGCACGATTTCCGAGTGAAGCACCGGCGTATCCGGCTCCAATCCTCGGGTTTCCACGTCTAAATCATTTGGGCTTGCATAGACGGAAGCTTTGAACAACTTAGGCGCAGCAGGTTTCAGGAAAGCCGGAAATGGCGAGGTCATCGCCATAGATAAAGGCAGCAGCGTTACTGAGCGCTGCAACGCCTGTTGCGGCAGTTGCACCAACAGGTCGTCCGCAGGTGAAATCAGGTCAAGACCCAACTTCTGCGCCAACACCAGCGCAAAGGTGTCATTGCCATAGACGCGCACTTTGGCCGGATCATAGGAAGGAGGCTCCCAGAATCGTCCCAGCCGGGATACCTCGCCTCCGGCGGCGCTCCATGCCGCCGCCACAGAATCACGCTCTGGGTCGCTCTTTTCCGGGATAACCAAGGTCAACCCGGCAAGGGTCGCAGGCTCAGTCAAAACTTAGTCCGCGCTGGCCAGACAAGCTCCGGTGCCGCCCAAGCCGCAGTATCCCCCCGGATTCTTGGCCAGATACTGCTGATGATAGGTTTCTGCGAAATAGAATTCTGGCGCTGGCGTAATTTCCGTCGTGATGGCGCCGCGATTTACGTCATGCAGCGATTGCTGGAACTCCGCCTTCGACGCTTCCGCCAGTTGCTTCTGTTCGTCATTGGCGTAATAAATAGCAGAACGGTATTGGGAGCCGACGTCGTTGCCTTGACGCATACCCTGAGTCGGGTCGTGATTTTCCCAGAACAGTTTCAGCAGCTTCTTATAACTGATCACAGCGGGATCAAACACGACCTGAACCACTTCCGCATGGCCAGTCTGTCCAGTGCAAACTTCTTTATAGGTGGGGTTGGGCGTATAGCCTCCCGCATAGCCGACACAGGTGCTGTAAACGCCTTCCTGTTTCCAGAACAAACGCTCCGCTCCCCAGAAACACCCCAGACCGAAAACCGCCGTTTGCATTTGCGTTGGAAAGGGACCTCTCATGTCCACGCCAAAGACAAAATGCTCGCCTTCGATTTCCATGGGTTCCGCTCTGCCCGGCAGCGCTTGCTCCCGCGCAGGCATGGATGCTTTATCCTGTGAATGACTTCCAAACATACGCTTAACCTCTCCCAATATTCTTAAACTTCGCCACCATGGCGATCGCCCGCCCTCCATATAGAAGACGGAACTAAAAGCGGATCAATATTGTGATAGTAGACACGTTTTCGGGGAAATGGTTCAAGCCCGACGAGAGGACTGCGGCGTTATATTTCCGTAAGCAGTGAGCGGCCAAGCGTTTGATTTCGCTGTTCATAACGGAAAAGACAGAGCTCAGAACAGCGCCAACTCAGCGTATCAGGCAGCCTTAGGCGCTGGCTTGTCACCAGACAACGTGACAGGAGCCGGAAAAAGGCCCGGAATCGGTTCATCGATCCAAGTCGGTTCTGCGTCCGGCTCCACCGCCAGCCAACGCGGCTGTTCCGACCAATGCAGCAGCCTTAACTGCCCCTGATGAGTTTCCACCAGTGCGGAGCAATGTTCCACCCAGTCGCCGTCATTACAGTAGAGCCTGCCGTCTTTGCGACGAAACGCAGCGTAGTGAATGTGGCCACAGATATAGCCGTCCACTTCCAGACTGCGCGCCGCTTTCAGCGCCGCATTTTCGTAGCGTTGAATAAACTCCCTGGCGCGCCCTAAATGGGTTTTCAGGTATCCCGCCAAGGACCAATACGGAAAGCCAAACACCCTGCGGGCGCGATTCAACCAGCTATTGAGCTTGAGCATTAGACCGTGGGCCTTATCCCCCACCAGCAGCGCCAGCGGACTCAGTTGCACGATCTGGTCAAACTCGTCGCCGTGGCTCACATGGAAGCGGCGCCCATCCGCGGTGCGATGGACGCAATTAAGCCGAATCTTCACGCCGGAGAAGGTTTGCCCCACCATTTGCCGGAAAAAATCATCATGGTTGCCGGGAATGTAGATGACCTCCATCCCTTCCCGCGCTTTACGCATGATCAGGCTGAGAATGGCCCGATGCGTCTCGGGAAAGTGGGCTTTGCGTCGCATTTCCAGCAGGTCGATGATGTCGCCGACCAGATACAATCTATCTGTTTTGATTTTATTGAGAAAATCCAGCAAGTGCTCAGCCTGGCAGGCGGCCGAGCCCAAGTGCGCATCTGAGATAAAAACAGCTCTTAGGGAATCTTGCATCTGGATATCCTTTTTAGCGATTAAGCCCTTGCGGCGTAATTATCTATTTTTCCAGCAAACGCAACATATTGATTTGAATATGCAAATACAAAGCTGAAGCATTAGAAAAATTAACTTTAATCATCTTTAGCCGCGATCCTAGAAAGGCTATATGACGCTAAGGTGACCAAATGACGAAAGTTACATTAAACAGATCAAAAAACATGCTGTTACAATATCTAACCTTATGATTTTTGATAGGAAAGTCTTATTTGATATATCTTTGTCATACCTTAGTGTTTGTCGAGGTTCCGGCATCGCCCTTGTAACGCCAGAAAAAGCCTGTGGCTGGGCGTTCAGAGGATGCAGAAACGTCAACAAACCCTATACTAGGATTTTGCCGGCTAGCTTCAAGAATGTGCTAGATTTATCGATGTATCTTAAATTGCAAAAGGTTCCGCAATGTCGCTGCAAACTGCACTGGTGGTAGATGACTCCAAACTGGCGCGTATTACATTACAAAGACTGTTAGAGAAGCATAATTTGCAGGTTCAACTTGCAGAATCCGGGGTACATGCTCTGGAAATGCTGAAAACCAATCTGCCCGATATCATTTTTATGGACCATCTGATGCCTGAGTTGGACGGCTTCGAAGCCACCAAGAAAATCAAGGCGGATCCTCAGACCTCCCATATTCCCGTTATCATGTGCACCGGGAAAGAAGGAAAAGATAATTACGATGCGGAAGCCCGCGCCATCGGCGCATCGGGCACGCTGTTCAAGCCGCCTCAAGCGGAAAAGTTAGCCATGGTGATTGAGTCCGCACGCAGCGGAACGCTCACCTCCGTCGCAGTCCCCCAGGAAGCGGAGCCTGTGGCGGATGTCGTAGAGGAAACCTCTCCAGAAATTGTCGTCCCTACCCCAACGCCGGAATACGCCCCACCGCAACCGCAACAAGCGGTGGTGTCCGCTTCCGACTGGGAAATCCTGGTGGACAGACTCGACAAACTGGAGAAAAGCAGCCGCGATTTCCCCTCTTTCGATGGTTTCGAAAGCCGCCTGAGAGAGAGCGAAAGCGAATTGACCGCACTGCGTCAGGATATCCAGCAGCTACGGGAGCAGCCTTCTGAAGCGCCTGAGCAATCACAACCTGATTTCAGCGCCATGGCGGAGCAATTGCGTGAAGAACTGATGCCCGGACTGGAAAAGCGCGTACAGCAGGTTCTGGAGGCGCATATTGCCAGCATTGAGCCTGCAGAAGCTCCCGCCGCCCCTGCTATTGATGAAGTCCAGCTCGCCGCCACGATTACCCGTGATGTGGAGCAAACCCTCACGCCATTGCTGGACGCCGAGCTGAAAAGCCTGGAAGATCGCTTACTCGGCTCCATCGACGATGCTGTCAGCGAGTCCCGTCGCGATCTGGACGTACAGCTAAGGGAAACCGTCAACGACCTGGAGATGAGAACCAAGCCAGTACCGGAAGCGCCCGACCTTGACGACCTCATCGAACGCATTCGCCCTCAGGTGATGGACATCGCCACCCACTCCGCCACCGCCACCATGGACAACAATGTGGAGGACAGGCTGAGCGCGTGGGAAGCGGAACTGCAGTCAGCCAAGGAAGAACTCAAGCGCACCCTGATCGAACGCACCTCCAGAGACGAGCCGGCGCCCAGCCTGAATATAGAAGACGTTCTCAACGACAAGAAGCTGCATACGCTGATTGAGGGAACTGTGGAGGAGTTGCTGCGCGGTCAGATCAGCAAGCAGGGACAGGACCTGGTGCAACAGATCGCCAAGGCCCTGCGCGAGCAAATGGCGGAAAAACAAAGTGAGATCGACGCCATGGCGGCGCGGGTCGAGCAATTGGAGCGCCAAAAAACCACGCTGGCGACGCAACTCAACACCCTGCAAAACGTCAAACCACCGAAAAGCGGCGGCGCAGCAGCCATGGTTATTGGCGGCGTTGCAGTGGTGCTGGCGATTGTGTCTCTGCTGAAAGGCTTCGGAGTATTTTAAGCGTATCGCCAAGGTGACGTAGTCTGGGTATACGGGTGAGGTTACGTCCCGAGTGACCGGATGCGGTTCCTGACCCGCCTCGCCTGACAACGTCATGCAGCTATGACGGCGGGGAACCAGTTTGCCCCGCGCATAAAAAAAGGCCCGATTCAATCGGGCCTTTTTTGTCGGCTTGACGTCTATGTCGACGTATTAGCCAGCGCCTTAGAACTGTGCGTTGTCCGGCGTTCTTGGGAACGGGATAACGTCACGCACGTTTTCCATGCCGGTCACGTAGGCGATCAGGCGTTCGAAGCCCAGACCAAAGCCTGCGTGGGGCACGCTGCCGTAACGACGCAGGTCGCGATACCACCACAGTTCCTCTTTGTGATGCATATTGCCGATGCGGGCGTCCAGCACGTCCAGACGGTCTTCACGCTGGCTGCCACCGATGATTTCACCAATGCCCGGCGCCAGAACGTCCATGGCCGCAACGGTCTTATCATCGTCGTTCAGGCGCATGTAGAACGCTTTGATTTCCTTCGGATAGTTCATCACGATCACTGGCGCGCCCACATGGGTTTCCGCCAGGTAACGCTCATGCTCGGATTGCAGATCCAGACCCCACTGCACCGGGTATTCGAACTTCTTGCCGCAGTTCTGCAGAATCTTGATCGCTTCCGAGTAATCGATGCGGACGAAATCCGTGTCGACCATCTTCTCCAGACGCGAAACCACATCAGGATTGATGCGCTCGGCGAAGAACGCCATGTCGTCACTGCGCTCGTCCAGCACCACCTTGAACATATGCTTGAGGAAGCGCTCCGCCAGATCCGCATCGGCATTCAGGTCTGCGAAGGCGATCTCCGGCTCGATCATCCAGAATTCCGCCAAGTGACGGCTGGTGTTGGAGTTTTCCGCACGGAACGTGGGTCCGAAGGTATACACTTTGGACATCGCCAGACAGTAGGCTTCCACGTTCAACTGACCGGAAACGGTCAAAAACGTCTCTTTGCCGAAGAAATCTTTGCTGTAGTCGATTTTACCGCTGTCCGTCTTGGGCAGGTTGACCATATCCAGGGTGCTGACGCGAAACAGCTCGCCGGCGCCTTCACAGTCGCTGGCGGTCAGGATCGGCGTATTGATCCACTGAAAGCCCTGCTCATAGAAGAAATGGTGCACAGCGTGAGCCAGAGCCGTACGCACGCGGGTCACGGCACCGAACGCGTTAGTGCGGGGACGCAAGTGAGCGACGCCGCGCAGGAATTCAAAAGTGTGTCTTTTCTTGGCGACCGGATAGGTTTCCGGATCGTCCACCAGGCCGACCACCTCCACGGCAGTCGCCTGAATTTCGCAGGATTGTCCTTGCCCGGGCGACTCTACCAGGGTTCCGGTGACAATCAGGGAGCAACCGGTCGTCAAACGCAGAACGTCAGCATCGTAGTTCGGCAGCTCTTTGGCGACAACCGCCTGAATCGCGTCGAAGCAGGAGCCGTCATGCACGTGAATAAAAGAGACGCCCGCCTTGGAGTCCCTTCTTGACCTTACCCAGCCTTTGACGGTCACTTCGCTACCGATCTCCGCTTTGTTCTTGAGTAAGTCTGAAATGGCGTAATGAGTCATAAACCTGCCCGCTATCCTCTCTATCTTTTCAATAAATGCTTCTCAAATTTTTTGGCCAATGGCGCACAACCGCCAATTAAAGATGGGTTAAGTCGCAAAGTCTAGCGTTCTCTTGCGGTTTAAGCGCCTTATCCGCCTGTCATCAGAACTCACAGTATCCCAGGCGACTGGACCCTGTATGGGCCGGGGCGGTAAAATGCGCGCCCTGACAGGAGCGAGCGGAAAATGAGCGACAGCAAAGACCGAATCTACCAAGACGCCAAAGGCGCCGTCGGCGCCTTCGAATTCGATGAGCGGGTGGCGCACGTATTCACGGACATGATCAACCGCTCGGTGCCCGGCTACGCCATGATGCTGGAGATGATCGGCGTTATTTCCCGACGTTACGCCCAGGCGGGAACCCACTGCTACGATCTGGGCTGCTCTCTAGGCGCCTCCACCCTCGCCATCCGCAGCAACCTTGAACATTTCAATGAGTCCGACGACAAGCCTAAGGTGATCGGCGTCGATAACTCCGCCGCCATGGTGGAGCGCTGTCGAGTAAATATGGAGCGGATGCCCAGCGTTATTCCCACAGAAATACTGTGTCAGGACATCCAGAGTACGGCCATTGAAAACGCCTCCATCGCCATCATGAACTTCACCCTGCAATTCATTCCTCTGGCGCAACGGGAAGATCTGCTGCATCGCATCGCGGTCAATATGCAGCCCGGCGGCGCAATGGTGCTGTCCGAGAAAATCGAGTTCGCCGACGCGGATAAACAACACACCCTGTTCGATCTTCATCATGACTTCAAACGTTCCCGGGGCTACAGCGACCTGGAAATCGCGCAAAAGCGCAGCGCCCTGGAGAATGTCCTGGTGCCGGAAACCATCGAGGCGCATATCGAGCGCCTACGCAGAGCTGGGTTCAGCCAGGCTTATTTATGGTTCCAATGTTTTAACTTCGTCTCTTTTCTGGCAATAAAATGATCCGTTTCGACGACTTCCTGGCCCACGCCGACAAAAACCGTCTACAGCGTTTTATCCCTGACTTCGAACGCGTGTTGGATGAGCGCTATTACTCTCACACCCATGGCGACTATGAAGGCTGGTGGAACGCTTTACAGCAGTTGCCCGACGCACAGCCGAGTCAACTCAGGCTTGACGCCGATACATTGGTCGTCGGCTCAGCGGAAGATCTTGACGCACAGGCGCAGGAATCGCTCATCAAAGGGTTACGCGGTCTGCATCCCTGGCGCAAAGGCCCATTCAACTTCTTTGGTAACCATATCGACACAGAATGGCGATCCGATTGGAAGTGGACGCGCGTAGCGCCGCATTTAAGCCCCCTGAAAGATCGCTTTGTGTTGGATGTCGGCTGCGGCAGCGGCTATCACTGCTGGCGTATGTTGGGCGAAGGCGCGCAGTTCGTGCTCGGCGTGGACCCTTCCCCCAAGTTTCTGTTTCAGTTCCACTGCGTCAAAAAATACGCGCCCACCGCGCCGGTTTATTACCTGCCGTTGCGTTCAGAGGACTTGCCCCCCAACATGGGCGCCTTCGATACGGTGTTCTCCATGGGCGTGCTGTACCACCGCCGCTCGCCGTTCGACCATATTGATGAGCTGAAAGCGGCGCTGCGTCCGGGCGGAGAACTGGTGCTGGAAACACTGGTCATCCCTGGCGACGAAAATACCGTCCTGACGCCGCGAGATCGCTACGCGCAAATGCGCAATGTCTGGTTTATCGGCAGCTCCCTGGCTACCAAACTCTGGTTGGAGCGCTGCGGATTCGAAGACGTCCGCATTGTGGATGAAGGCGTCACCTCACTGGAAGAACAACGCCAGACAGACTGGATGACCTTTCAGTCACTAAAAGACTTTCTTGATCCTCAAGACTTCAGCAAAACCGTCGAAGGCTACCCCGCCCCTGCCCGCGCGGTGTTGGTGGCCAGGAAGCCTTAAAATTTTGAATATGACGCCCTTGGCGGTTACTGCGGTAGACCATTGAGTATCCGCTTTGGATACAGTCATTTGGCATCAGAGACGTCCCGGCGAGAAATATAATTAAGACGTGTTTCTAAATGCCCATGTGGATTGCAAAAATATTAAAAAGATGTCCTAGTTCAATGCTTTGAAGCTATAATTTATTTAGCTATCGTTCTCTTTTTGCACTTAGCAGGAAATAGCTTACTTAAGATAGGTAAGCGCTTGTCCAGAGACCTCCAAACATCAGCTACTTTAGCAACTCGACCGGACTGAATTGCCCTTCGTTTCCCAAAGGCTCCAGATACCCCTTTTATTGCGTCCCATTTAGCCCTAAGAATAACTTTTCCTTGCCCTCTTAATGTAAATAACAACACCGTCGCCAAGTTCATCAAAATATGCAAAGGCAAAAGCAGCCAAAATAAATAAGAAGGCATGTCTTTTATAAAGGTCCACACTAGGTTTCGATGGCCATGATAAACAGAGAAATCGCTTCGCTGTCCACCCGTGGTTGCAGATCCAACATGGTAAACCACAGCACTTGGCACATACATTGACTTATAACCTGCCAAACGCAGACGAAACCCCAAGTCTACGTCTTCAACATAACAAAAATAATCTTCATCAAACCCACCGACCTCATGCAATGCTTTCCTTCGATACAATGCTGCCGCGGCGCATGGTGAAAAAATTTCTCTTGT contains:
- the cmoB gene encoding tRNA 5-methoxyuridine(34)/uridine 5-oxyacetic acid(34) synthase CmoB, yielding MIRFDDFLAHADKNRLQRFIPDFERVLDERYYSHTHGDYEGWWNALQQLPDAQPSQLRLDADTLVVGSAEDLDAQAQESLIKGLRGLHPWRKGPFNFFGNHIDTEWRSDWKWTRVAPHLSPLKDRFVLDVGCGSGYHCWRMLGEGAQFVLGVDPSPKFLFQFHCVKKYAPTAPVYYLPLRSEDLPPNMGAFDTVFSMGVLYHRRSPFDHIDELKAALRPGGELVLETLVIPGDENTVLTPRDRYAQMRNVWFIGSSLATKLWLERCGFEDVRIVDEGVTSLEEQRQTDWMTFQSLKDFLDPQDFSKTVEGYPAPARAVLVARKP
- a CDS encoding UDP-2,3-diacylglucosamine diphosphatase, translated to MQDSLRAVFISDAHLGSAACQAEHLLDFLNKIKTDRLYLVGDIIDLLEMRRKAHFPETHRAILSLIMRKAREGMEVIYIPGNHDDFFRQMVGQTFSGVKIRLNCVHRTADGRRFHVSHGDEFDQIVQLSPLALLVGDKAHGLMLKLNSWLNRARRVFGFPYWSLAGYLKTHLGRAREFIQRYENAALKAARSLEVDGYICGHIHYAAFRRKDGRLYCNDGDWVEHCSALVETHQGQLRLLHWSEQPRWLAVEPDAEPTWIDEPIPGLFPAPVTLSGDKPAPKAA
- a CDS encoding glycosyltransferase family 2 protein, whose product is MTVTTIIVNYNSGALLDECLKHLEAQTVRSDKIIVVDNASVDGSQNIAGAYASVDMLLLNENLGFAGGNNLALSGVDTEFVALLNPDAFPEPDWLESLLAAASENPDVGAFGSRQLCSDANFILDGVGDSYHVSGLVWRDRHGAKQQPNDLVTREIFSPCAAAALYRRKALHEVGGFDEDYFCYVEDVDLGFRLRLAGYKSMYVPSAVVYHVGSATTGGQRSDFSVYHGHRNLVWTFIKDMPSYLFWLLLPLHILMNLATVLLFTLRGQGKVILRAKWDAIKGVSGAFGKRRAIQSGRVAKVADVWRSLDKRLPILSKLFPAKCKKRTIAK
- the msrA gene encoding peptide-methionine (S)-S-oxide reductase MsrA; the encoded protein is MFGSHSQDKASMPAREQALPGRAEPMEIEGEHFVFGVDMRGPFPTQMQTAVFGLGCFWGAERLFWKQEGVYSTCVGYAGGYTPNPTYKEVCTGQTGHAEVVQVVFDPAVISYKKLLKLFWENHDPTQGMRQGNDVGSQYRSAIYYANDEQKQLAEASKAEFQQSLHDVNRGAITTEITPAPEFYFAETYHQQYLAKNPGGYCGLGGTGACLASAD
- a CDS encoding response regulator, which encodes MSLQTALVVDDSKLARITLQRLLEKHNLQVQLAESGVHALEMLKTNLPDIIFMDHLMPELDGFEATKKIKADPQTSHIPVIMCTGKEGKDNYDAEARAIGASGTLFKPPQAEKLAMVIESARSGTLTSVAVPQEAEPVADVVEETSPEIVVPTPTPEYAPPQPQQAVVSASDWEILVDRLDKLEKSSRDFPSFDGFESRLRESESELTALRQDIQQLREQPSEAPEQSQPDFSAMAEQLREELMPGLEKRVQQVLEAHIASIEPAEAPAAPAIDEVQLAATITRDVEQTLTPLLDAELKSLEDRLLGSIDDAVSESRRDLDVQLRETVNDLEMRTKPVPEAPDLDDLIERIRPQVMDIATHSATATMDNNVEDRLSAWEAELQSAKEELKRTLIERTSRDEPAPSLNIEDVLNDKKLHTLIEGTVEELLRGQISKQGQDLVQQIAKALREQMAEKQSEIDAMAARVEQLERQKTTLATQLNTLQNVKPPKSGGAAAMVIGGVAVVLAIVSLLKGFGVF
- the cmoA gene encoding carboxy-S-adenosyl-L-methionine synthase CmoA, translated to MSDSKDRIYQDAKGAVGAFEFDERVAHVFTDMINRSVPGYAMMLEMIGVISRRYAQAGTHCYDLGCSLGASTLAIRSNLEHFNESDDKPKVIGVDNSAAMVERCRVNMERMPSVIPTEILCQDIQSTAIENASIAIMNFTLQFIPLAQREDLLHRIAVNMQPGGAMVLSEKIEFADADKQHTLFDLHHDFKRSRGYSDLEIAQKRSALENVLVPETIEAHIERLRRAGFSQAYLWFQCFNFVSFLAIK
- a CDS encoding ATP-grasp domain-containing protein yields the protein MTEPATLAGLTLVIPEKSDPERDSVAAAWSAAGGEVSRLGRFWEPPSYDPAKVRVYGNDTFALVLAQKLGLDLISPADDLLVQLPQQALQRSVTLLPLSMAMTSPFPAFLKPAAPKLFKASVYASPNDLDVETRGLEPDTPVLHSEIVHFACEIRCFVWRGEILDAALYEGDGALEDGLKFARQLAHSEHLPATCVIDIGYIPQRGWATIEANAAWGAGLNGCRAEKVLPCIEAATRQVATDS
- the asnS gene encoding asparagine--tRNA ligase: MTHYAISDLLKNKAEIGSEVTVKGWVRSRRDSKAGVSFIHVHDGSCFDAIQAVVAKELPNYDADVLRLTTGCSLIVTGTLVESPGQGQSCEIQATAVEVVGLVDDPETYPVAKKRHTFEFLRGVAHLRPRTNAFGAVTRVRTALAHAVHHFFYEQGFQWINTPILTASDCEGAGELFRVSTLDMVNLPKTDSGKIDYSKDFFGKETFLTVSGQLNVEAYCLAMSKVYTFGPTFRAENSNTSRHLAEFWMIEPEIAFADLNADADLAERFLKHMFKVVLDERSDDMAFFAERINPDVVSRLEKMVDTDFVRIDYSEAIKILQNCGKKFEYPVQWGLDLQSEHERYLAETHVGAPVIVMNYPKEIKAFYMRLNDDDKTVAAMDVLAPGIGEIIGGSQREDRLDVLDARIGNMHHKEELWWYRDLRRYGSVPHAGFGLGFERLIAYVTGMENVRDVIPFPRTPDNAQF
- the fabR gene encoding HTH-type transcriptional repressor FabR; amino-acid sequence: MAVRAEKKQQVNRNICNAALRLCRTKGYSGVSLREICREAGIAPPTFYNYYPNLEELGLAIIDEAGLTLRRLMRQTWKEVDVREGVVRRTIRVFARYLEENGDLFHFVAAERVGRVQAFRDAIEREVKHVVEAMAKPLAEVGTATDRPVAHPLYLSEMLVNCAFQAGVESLSANTEKRNEIIERTIIQARMAIYGSEVMAKGAVTSIPVE
- a CDS encoding M15 family metallopeptidase, giving the protein MLILDGNYIALRQGDSDSRKIWGGEARNTEDADYVKQLQERLAEVEAYSGESDGEFGPNTAKALRFFQWTAKEVGLESCSVYSFNMSPTGIYDINSYKELDKWISQKAVVGGDLVRIKESSFSNIELGPYFKKIEHPNINDNEFVVSLALAPYLVYMNKEAKKYGIIIKLNQTLRLVNTVVSGSVVTPAKKSQHFIGHAIDCNLMDGDNWNSSTTFSQGKESENAKKFIASVKSQLIRWGGDFQERDTPHFDYKLDSSTEAYTFKHYLNQKMISNKELISIWEPLHG